CCGGCCTCCCAGCTAAGCACAATGCCCGGTCTCCCAGCTAAGCACAATGCCCGGCCTCCCAGCTAAGCACAATGCCCGGCCTCCCAGCTGGGTACAATGCCCGGTCTCTCAGCTAAGCTGAGAGGCCGGGCATTGTACTCCTTCTCCATCTCACTTAAATATCAATTGAATCAAGCATTTATAAGTAGAGCTTAGCAAAAATAGTAGATAGTGCTTAATAAGAATAGTATTTAAACTTAGTAAATAAAAGTTGTACGAGCCGCCCCGGTGGCTGGCGCCGGGCTAAAGAATTCGTGTATATTGATTATGTGAGTGGGAAGACCCAGGCCGGCGCCGCCAGTCACACCTTGGTCGGCTGTGGAACCACTCTACGAGTGGAACCACTCAGGTGGGTACCATGGAACCACTCTACAAGTGGAACCACTCGGGTGGGTACCATGGAACCACTCTACAAGTGGAACCACTCGGGTGGGTACCATGGAACCACGCTACAAGTGGAACCACTCTACAGGTGGAACCACTCGGGTGGGTACCATGGAACCACTCTACAAGTGGAACCACTCGGGTGGGTACCATGGAACCACTCTACAAGTGGAACCACTCAGGTGGGTACCATGGAACCACTCTACAAGTGGAACCACTCGGGTGTGGTACCATGGAACCACTCGGGTGTGGTACCATGGAACCACTCGGGTGTGGTACTATGGAACCACTCTACAAGTGGAACCACTCGGGTGTAGTACCATGGAACCACTCGAATGTGGTACCATGGAGCCACTCTACAAGTGGAACCACTCGGGTGTGGTACCATGGAACCACTCTACAAGTGGAACCACTCGGGTGTGGTACCATGGAACCACTCTACAAGTGGAACCACTCGGGTGTGGTACCATGGAACCACTCGGGTGTGGTACCATGGAACCACTCGGGTGTGGTACCATGGAACCACTCTACAAGCTCTTCACGTTGTTACCTCCTCAACACTTtagtttttctcctggtagactaGTAAGTTCCGTCAGTGCTAACTTGGCCCCAGTGACGTGGCGGTGACAGCCGCCGTCAACACTGGTGGGGCTGCGCAGGACACATATAttaactgttgaccagaccacacactagaaattgaagggacgacgacgtttcggtccgtcctggaccattctcaagtcgattgtgtcattctcacaatcgacttgagaatggtccaggacggaccgaaacgtcgtcgtcccttcaccttctagtgtgtggtctgctcaacatacttcagccacgttattgtgactcatcgcctgcgtatattaactgtgtttttcattaCTGTAAGGTATATTAtgatacctagttgtgcttgcgggggttgagctctggctctttgggcccgcctctcaaccgtcaattaactatttatattttattttttttccacacacttaAATTCTTTCTTACTACGCTctgccacgagcatagctctcatcctctaactacacttacgtaattacacttaggtaattacaccaaggaagcagtccgtagcagttgtctaattcccaggtacctatttactactaggtgaacagggggcatcagagtaagaaaaaaactctgcccatttgtttctgcctgtgccggggatcgaacctggatccttaggactacgaattccgagcgctgtctactcagccggcagaagcagagagagagagagacatgatcTCCGAGAGACCAGCATGAAGGCAATATATCCTaaggattgttgttgttgttttagatccaGCTACTTAGaataaaagttccaaagtagcacgggctatggtgagcccgtagtggacttacctggcacaggagcggggctgtaaccgaCCTATGGATTGGTAAGAtgttatatatacacatatatatatatatatacatatatatatatatacatatatatatatatatatatatatatatatatatatatatatatatatatatatatatacatatatatatatatatatacatatatatatatatatacatatatatatatatatacatatatatatatatatatatatatatatatatttatatatatatatatatatatatatatatgtcgtacctagtagccagaactcacttctcagcctactattcaaggcccgatttgcctaataagccaagttttcctgaattaatatatttactataatttgtttcttatgaaatgataaagcaacccttttctctatgtatgaggtcaattttttttattggagttaaaattaacgtagatatatgaccgaacctaaccaaccctacctaacctaacctaacctatatttataggtaatgttaggttaggtagccaaaaaaagctaggttaggttaggttaggtaggttaggtagacgaaaaaacattaattcatgaaaacttggcttattgggcaaatcgggccttgaatagtaggctgagaagtgcgttctggctattaggtacgacatatatatatatatatatatatatatatatatatatatatatatatatatatatatatatatatatatatgcagctcaGAGGTAAGATAAAATAATCCGTCCTGATAATTGTAGCTCCATGGAACATATCACTTCAAAATAATATAATTTGCTGCGACATTGTATGTTTGCTTTTTGTTGACCAGGCTTTGTCGTATGTACGGACATTTCTTGCTTTACTTCGTCTGAATTTTTTCGTCAAATTGTAATTATGTTCCATACACATATTACTTACGATGTTAATCCGTTTAATTGTGTAATTTAagtaaattatacatttcttcatCATGGTCAGAGCTGTCATTATCGTATTTACAGATGACCgagaaaaataatatttttaaatacATTTCCTTATGAATTATTGTAATCAATCATCTGagtaatgttttcattaatcgTCTTTGAACAGTTGTTAACGTTTTGACTCAAAAATGTGAACGGAAATAGCTTGCATTGAGACACATTCACAATAGATCTTACACAAGCCTAAGACTTATATTTATGCCTGAATTTTTAGTCCGGGACCTTTCTTTGTTATTGTACAGACGAGCGGAACACGGCGAGAACGTATTGATGAGTGGGGGTGAGGACCCACGTGGCCCAGGGAAATACCGCCAATCCCGAAAGGCTAAGAAGTCTCCGGAGAAGCTTGAAGAcccctgggtgccccagagaaccCAGGAGAGTGACCCTGTCCCAACCCAACCCACTCATAGCCTTCATCCCCGTCCCCAAGGACCCTCTCGCTCCCTGTCTCCTCGGCCTACTCAGACCTCTTACCCATCCAGCCCTCGCCCTCAAGGGCCTTCGCGCTCCCTCTCACCACAGCATCGCTCGAAGACACCGACAGGGAGCGTATTCTTCAAGACGATCCAAGCATCGAGAAACAGACAGAAGCTTCTGAAGGAAACAACCACGCccacctcgtcctcctcctccagtaCCCCAAGCAAGACTGACCTGGGCGATATTGTGCTGTATTTACAAGGTGCTGTTGATGCCGAGGAGAGCAGCTTAGACCCACAGGCAACCGTAGCACACTGGCGGCAGAagcagaagcagcaacagcagtttCAGAAACGACAGCTGCAatttcaacagcagcagcagagcttaCTACAACATCAGCAACAattacaacagcagcagcagatacTATCTCAGCAGCAAAGAAAGCAATGTGAGAGCTTACAAAGACAACAGAGAATACAGTATGAGGATCTACTGAAGCAACAAAAAAGGTTTGTTCAAATACAGAAAAACCAAGTACACTATCGTCAGCTAATTTATCAGCAGCAACAGGTGCAACAACAGTTGTTGGAGCAACATAACATACAACGACAACAACTACAATACCATCAGGTACAGCAGCAGCACCCTATACAACAACAACTGTATCAAATCCAACAACAATTTATTCAattgcaacagcagcagcatcaactaCAGCAGGAACAACATCAGTTCAATCAACAATTAAAAGAGCAGAAACAGTTAGAAGCTGAACGAAAGCAGAAAAAACTCGAACAAGAACAGCAGGAAAAACAACGAGTCAAAAAGGTACCCGAACGTTCAGAGGAAGACAGCGACAAAGAATCCTTTAATAACATCAATAAACTCCTTCAGAATGTTTTAAGTCCCACAGAAGAAGAAATAcaagagagcgaggagggaggggcTGAAGCATTAGCTAGCGAGTCATCTGTTGCTCAGCAAGACGCCAGCGTCGAGGGTCCAGGGGAGGAGATAGTTGCAGACGTCCAACACGAGGTCAAGAGAGTTGAAGAGTGTGTCGACAGAGTTCGATCTTTCAGTTTCAGTAGTGTTGCCACAGAAGACCATAGAGTCAAACAGTTCTATCCACAACCACGTCGAAAATCTTTAGGGCTCAGCAAAGGGCCATCTGGGGTAAATGTGGGACCATCACTGCTCCACCATGGTCCTGCAGGGCAACAGAAAGGCCCTGGAAACCTAAATAAGGGCCCAGCCTGGCTACATAAAGGCCCGAGCCATGTAAATAAAGGTCCTAGCGAGCTAACGAAGGGCCCCAGTTGCCTTAGCAGAGGTCCTGCAGAGATAAACCTTGGTCCCTCAGACAGACGGACCGGTCCTTCGGGGATTAACAAAGGTCCCAGTAACCTGAACAGAGGCCCAGTAACAGAACACTTGAGTCACGCTACTAGTTACAAGGGTCTTTCCTCGTTAGCTAAGGGCCCAACCAGCAAAATCCTAGGTCCTGCAAGCTCGAGGCTGGCCCTAGAGCAGACTCACTGAGCACATTTCGCAACTTTCACAATATTCACTTCGGAGTCGCACATAAGAATACATATTGACGTACTCCAGGTATTCTGACCACTTGCTATCACAAACAAACTACAGCTGTTCTACTGTTCTTCCGTGACTCGTATTTATTCCTCGTACGTAAACTGTTGTACATGAACTGTAGAGAACACTGTACCGCACACTGTCAATCCATGTCCATTTAACGCACTTAACTCGTATTTTTCGACGTGTCTTAAACTGTGCATTATATTTAGTCAAACGTTTCACGCAGATGTATATGATAATGCTTACGACGATGGAGTGCAAGGTACAAGTGGAGTTACGAAGATAAGGATTTTTGAGTCATCAAAGAAGTTCTACTATCAACTAGTGACTGCTGAAGTCAGTGAGTCAGTGAGATGAGTAGCATACCTCACCGTAGGTTCTTTAGCACTACTGGGAAGTCACAAGAAGATTGTATACAAGGAGTTTAATCAAGATGATGTGATGGAGAGGGTCTCAAGGCACTAAGGCTACAGGGCTCGTCCGGAACCACGGAGTGAACATCTTGCACGTCTAGTTACTAAAAACACAAGACTGAATTTAATTTTAGTCAAATAATGTGACCAAAATATATCTTAATACTTAATAATAACATCGAAGTGTTTGAGTCAAGAGTTGACAGCGCTTCCGGCCTGAAACTTATCTTCCTCCAGTTGCAGCGCGAGAGCCCGAAACCTCGTCTCGCACCATGTGGTAAGTCTCAGGCTTCACTCCAGTATATTTATGCACTCTAAAATAATTCATGTTTTTGAACATACACAACCTTCAACTAGTAGTAATATTAATTCACACAGCAAATAATgataaatattttaatataataaaaaatattataaaatccTATTTCAACCAGATTTTTACACAAACCGGCGCAGGCGATGGTAGATTTTGGCTTTACACAAACCCCAAAATACTGTATTCACTTTCCGT
The sequence above is drawn from the Procambarus clarkii isolate CNS0578487 chromosome 49, FALCON_Pclarkii_2.0, whole genome shotgun sequence genome and encodes:
- the LOC123763151 gene encoding involucrin isoform X2, translated to MSGGEDPRGPGKYRQSRKAKKSPEKLEDPWVPQRTQESDPVPTQPTHSLHPRPQGPSRSLSPRPTQTSYPSSPRPQGPSRSLSPQHRSKTPTGSVFFKTIQASRNRQKLLKETTTPTSSSSSSTPSKTDLGDIVLYLQGAVDAEESSLDPQATVAHWRQKQKQQQQFQKRQLQFQQQQQSLLQHQQQLQQQQQILSQQQRKQCESLQRQQRIQYEDLLKQQKRFVQIQKNQVHYRQLIYQQQQVQQQLLEQHNIQRQQLQYHQVQQQHPIQQQLYQIQQQFIQLQQQQHQLQQEQHQFNQQLKEQKQLEAERKQKKLEQEQQEKQRVKKVPERSEEDSDKESFNNINKLLQNVLSPTEEEIQESEEGGAEALASESSVAQQDASVEGPGEEIVADVQHEVKRVEECVDRVRSFSFSSVATEDHRVKQFYPQPRRKSLGLSKGPSGVNVGPSLLHHGPAGQQKGPGNLNKGPAWLHKGPSHVNKGPSELTKGPSCLSRGPAEINLGPSDRRTGPSGINKGPSNLNRGPVTEHLSHATSYKGLSSLAKGPTSKILGPASSRLALEQTH
- the LOC123763151 gene encoding involucrin isoform X1, translated to MRMNEALSAPTTLVVVGGGGCRVLRPARHALNHLQPNSWSIFLRAEHGENVLMSGGEDPRGPGKYRQSRKAKKSPEKLEDPWVPQRTQESDPVPTQPTHSLHPRPQGPSRSLSPRPTQTSYPSSPRPQGPSRSLSPQHRSKTPTGSVFFKTIQASRNRQKLLKETTTPTSSSSSSTPSKTDLGDIVLYLQGAVDAEESSLDPQATVAHWRQKQKQQQQFQKRQLQFQQQQQSLLQHQQQLQQQQQILSQQQRKQCESLQRQQRIQYEDLLKQQKRFVQIQKNQVHYRQLIYQQQQVQQQLLEQHNIQRQQLQYHQVQQQHPIQQQLYQIQQQFIQLQQQQHQLQQEQHQFNQQLKEQKQLEAERKQKKLEQEQQEKQRVKKVPERSEEDSDKESFNNINKLLQNVLSPTEEEIQESEEGGAEALASESSVAQQDASVEGPGEEIVADVQHEVKRVEECVDRVRSFSFSSVATEDHRVKQFYPQPRRKSLGLSKGPSGVNVGPSLLHHGPAGQQKGPGNLNKGPAWLHKGPSHVNKGPSELTKGPSCLSRGPAEINLGPSDRRTGPSGINKGPSNLNRGPVTEHLSHATSYKGLSSLAKGPTSKILGPASSRLALEQTH